In Amycolatopsis sp. EV170708-02-1, the following are encoded in one genomic region:
- a CDS encoding acyl carrier protein, which translates to MGDHRAEVVKVVSETFRLDPAEIESDAPLEELGIDSKGRIKLLSALEIYHDVRIDLDQLDRFTDIGSVAEVLEEALGGKAGASDERR; encoded by the coding sequence GTGGGTGATCACCGCGCGGAGGTCGTGAAGGTCGTCAGTGAGACTTTTCGGCTTGATCCCGCCGAAATCGAGTCCGACGCGCCGCTCGAAGAGCTGGGTATCGACTCCAAGGGACGGATAAAACTCCTGTCGGCGCTGGAGATCTACCACGACGTGAGAATCGATCTGGACCAGCTGGACCGGTTCACCGACATCGGGTCGGTCGCCGAAGTGCTCGAAGAGGCACTCGGCGGTAAAGCCGGCGCATCCGACGAAAGGCGCTGA
- a CDS encoding fatty acyl-AMP ligase, which yields MTASPEDVPEQVLRTSIVERLFAREADPRPLFTHQDHSAGVDSTVTWTEFVSRVRVVAGALRLVTRPGDRVAVLTGQDLNYPLAFFGALAAGLVAVPLMAPGSPSQRGRLTGVLADCGARVWLTSSAAVAKVREAGEPDHLIVVDELSGPGIDPLPVAPESPAYLQYTSGSTREPAGAVIPHRAVAAACWQASRAYAVDEGTTCAGWIPFFHDMGLIQLLCLPVHAGARSVFMSPAEFVHRPVRWLRQLADHPAVFTAAPNFAFDLAVEAAEEAGEDLDLSDVRVALNGAEPVQPRTVARFLEAFGPRGFRAEAHRPSYGLAEATVYVASAGAEGPRSAVFDREALAQGQAIEVPDGQELVSVGRPLGQRVRVVGDGVARPEGLVGEIWIHGPNVASGYWGRGDAAAFGGELDGVGGWLRTGDLGVFHRGDLYITGRLKDLIVIDGRNFHPQDIEAVAGEAHPAIRRDRVAAFGVSDERGEGAMLVAEWAKNADADVKEVTRVVLRAVSREHDLTLRSVRLVPSGDLPRTSSGKVARAAARARYSRPRG from the coding sequence ATGACCGCGTCGCCGGAGGATGTGCCCGAGCAGGTGCTGCGCACCTCGATCGTCGAGCGGCTGTTCGCACGTGAGGCCGACCCGCGGCCCCTGTTCACGCACCAGGACCACAGTGCCGGTGTCGACAGCACGGTCACGTGGACGGAATTCGTCTCCCGGGTGCGGGTCGTCGCGGGCGCACTGCGCCTGGTCACACGGCCGGGTGATCGCGTCGCCGTGCTCACCGGCCAGGACCTGAATTACCCCTTGGCCTTCTTCGGCGCACTCGCCGCCGGCCTGGTGGCCGTGCCGTTGATGGCGCCGGGCAGCCCTTCCCAGCGCGGCAGGCTCACCGGTGTGCTGGCGGACTGCGGCGCAAGGGTTTGGCTGACTTCTTCGGCCGCCGTCGCGAAGGTGCGCGAAGCCGGCGAGCCGGATCACCTGATCGTGGTCGACGAACTCTCCGGGCCGGGGATCGATCCGCTTCCCGTCGCGCCGGAAAGCCCCGCGTATCTGCAGTACACGTCCGGGTCGACCCGGGAGCCCGCCGGTGCCGTGATCCCGCACCGGGCGGTGGCCGCGGCCTGCTGGCAGGCGAGCCGGGCCTACGCCGTCGACGAGGGCACGACCTGCGCCGGATGGATCCCGTTCTTCCATGACATGGGCCTGATCCAGCTGTTGTGCCTGCCGGTCCACGCGGGTGCGCGATCGGTGTTCATGTCGCCCGCCGAGTTCGTGCACCGTCCGGTGCGCTGGCTGCGTCAGCTCGCCGATCACCCGGCCGTGTTCACCGCCGCGCCGAACTTCGCGTTCGACCTGGCCGTCGAAGCTGCGGAAGAAGCAGGGGAAGATCTCGATCTCTCCGACGTCCGGGTCGCGCTCAACGGCGCCGAACCGGTCCAGCCGCGGACGGTCGCACGCTTCCTGGAAGCCTTCGGCCCGCGCGGGTTCCGCGCCGAAGCGCACCGCCCGTCTTATGGTCTGGCCGAGGCCACTGTGTACGTCGCGAGCGCGGGAGCCGAAGGGCCGCGGAGCGCCGTGTTCGACAGAGAAGCCCTGGCACAGGGCCAAGCGATCGAGGTGCCGGACGGCCAGGAACTCGTCTCGGTCGGCCGCCCGCTCGGCCAGCGGGTCCGCGTCGTCGGCGACGGCGTGGCGCGGCCCGAGGGCCTCGTCGGTGAGATCTGGATCCACGGGCCGAACGTCGCGTCGGGATACTGGGGCCGCGGTGACGCCGCCGCGTTCGGGGGCGAACTCGACGGCGTCGGAGGGTGGCTGCGCACCGGTGACCTCGGCGTGTTCCACCGCGGCGACCTCTACATCACCGGCAGGCTCAAGGACCTCATCGTCATCGACGGCCGCAACTTCCACCCGCAGGACATCGAAGCCGTGGCGGGTGAAGCGCATCCGGCGATCCGCCGCGACCGCGTCGCCGCGTTCGGTGTCTCGGACGAAAGGGGCGAAGGGGCGATGTTGGTAGCCGAATGGGCAAAGAACGCGGACGCGGATGTCAAAGAAGTGACGAGAGTGGTATTGCGCGCCGTTTCACGGGAACATGATCTGACGTTGCGATCTGTCCGTCTGGTTCCCTCCGGTGACCTTCCGCGCACTTCCAGCGGCAAGGTCGCGCGAGCCGCGGCGAGGGCGCGTTATAGTCGGCCCCGTGGGTGA
- a CDS encoding helix-turn-helix transcriptional regulator, whose translation MTTSTVDTTQELAAFLRTRRERLDPDEFGLPSRRRSRRTPGLRREEVAELAAVSVDYIVRLEQARGLRPSADVVEALAKALRLAPDERAYLFDLARQRPRNADKLATTAAPALARLVADLSPLPAMLMNHRYDILAWNDEMARLLVDFGTLPPAQRNSMWLCLKHPEIREFYADRERVVREGIAHLRAAWAAHPDDLALTELITEFTADEEFARLWAERDVKVNGRGRKVMRHPEAGVVDLDYEVLTPLEDQDQRLVIYRAGTEESRLALERLFTARRQ comes from the coding sequence ATGACGACCTCCACCGTGGACACGACACAGGAGCTGGCCGCGTTCCTGCGGACCCGGCGTGAACGCCTGGACCCGGACGAATTCGGCCTGCCGTCGCGCCGCCGGTCCCGGCGGACCCCGGGGCTGCGCCGCGAAGAGGTCGCCGAACTGGCGGCGGTCAGCGTCGACTACATCGTGCGGCTGGAACAGGCCCGTGGGCTGCGGCCGTCGGCCGATGTCGTGGAGGCGCTGGCCAAGGCGCTGCGCTTGGCTCCCGACGAACGCGCGTACCTCTTCGATCTGGCCCGGCAGCGTCCCCGCAACGCCGACAAGCTCGCCACCACCGCGGCACCGGCGCTGGCCCGCTTGGTCGCGGATCTTTCACCGCTGCCCGCCATGCTGATGAACCACCGCTACGACATCCTGGCCTGGAACGACGAAATGGCGAGACTGCTGGTGGATTTCGGCACGCTGCCGCCTGCTCAGCGAAACTCGATGTGGTTGTGCCTCAAACATCCCGAGATCCGCGAGTTCTACGCGGATCGTGAACGTGTCGTGCGGGAGGGCATCGCGCATCTGCGCGCCGCCTGGGCCGCGCATCCGGACGATCTGGCCCTGACCGAGCTGATCACCGAATTCACCGCCGACGAGGAATTCGCGCGATTGTGGGCAGAACGCGACGTCAAGGTCAATGGCCGCGGGCGTAAGGTGATGCGGCATCCCGAGGCCGGTGTGGTCGACCTTGACTACGAGGTGCTCACTCCGCTCGAGGATCAGGACCAGCGCCTGGTGATCTACCGCGCAGGGACCGAAGAAAGCCGTTTGGCGCTGGAACGGTTGTTCACCGCCAGGCGACAGTAG
- a CDS encoding aldo/keto reductase — protein sequence MSLTLDTYRLLGRSGLRVSPLALGAATFGTEWGWGAEQDEARKLFDRYVERGGNFIDTANTYTNGSSERLLGEFARDRRESLVLATKYTNLRRPGDPNSGGGQRKSLFASVEASLRQLNTDYIDLLYLHLWDFTTPVEEILRGMDDLVRQGKVLYVGISNTPAWEVSRMQAIADLRGWSPLIALQIEYNLIERTGERDLIPMAREMGLGVVPWSPLAGGVLTGKYSRDDMSATPSEDGTRKDFNLALGTLTERNFAIVDVVKEVAAELGRTPAQIGLAWALRNPGVTSPIIGARTTEQLEDNLGALEVELTASHLARLDEASAIELGFPHDTLAKSSTLAFTRGDMTIEPRR from the coding sequence ATGTCGCTCACCCTCGACACCTATCGGCTGCTGGGCCGGTCCGGGCTGCGGGTTTCCCCGCTGGCCCTGGGCGCGGCGACCTTCGGCACGGAATGGGGCTGGGGCGCCGAGCAGGACGAGGCACGCAAGCTGTTCGACCGCTACGTCGAACGCGGCGGCAACTTCATCGACACCGCCAACACCTACACGAACGGCAGCTCCGAGCGGCTGCTGGGCGAATTCGCCCGCGACCGCCGCGAAAGCCTCGTGCTGGCGACGAAATACACGAACCTGCGCCGCCCCGGCGACCCGAACTCCGGGGGCGGCCAGCGCAAGAGCCTGTTCGCGTCGGTCGAAGCCAGCCTGCGGCAACTGAACACGGACTACATCGATCTGCTTTACCTGCACCTGTGGGATTTCACGACGCCGGTCGAGGAGATCCTGCGCGGGATGGACGATCTGGTCCGGCAGGGCAAGGTCCTGTACGTGGGGATCTCCAACACCCCGGCCTGGGAGGTGTCGCGTATGCAGGCGATCGCCGACCTGCGCGGCTGGTCGCCGCTGATCGCGCTGCAGATCGAGTACAACCTGATCGAGCGCACCGGGGAACGTGACCTGATCCCCATGGCCCGCGAGATGGGGCTGGGCGTGGTCCCGTGGTCGCCGCTGGCCGGCGGGGTGCTCACCGGGAAGTACAGCCGGGACGACATGTCCGCGACGCCGTCCGAGGACGGCACCCGCAAGGACTTCAACCTCGCCCTGGGCACGCTCACCGAGCGCAACTTCGCCATCGTGGACGTCGTGAAGGAGGTCGCCGCCGAGCTCGGCCGCACCCCCGCCCAGATCGGTCTGGCCTGGGCCCTGCGGAACCCGGGTGTGACGTCACCGATCATCGGCGCCCGCACCACCGAGCAGCTGGAGGACAACCTCGGCGCGTTGGAGGTCGAGCTCACCGCCTCGCACCTGGCCCGCCTCGACGAGGCCTCCGCGATCGAACTCGGCTTCCCGCACGACACCCTCGCCAAGAGCTCGACCCTCGCGTTCACCCGCGGCGACATGACGATCGAACCACGCCGCTGA
- a CDS encoding response regulator transcription factor: MTVQVLIVDDHPVVRAGIAALLAGEPGFEVIGECASADEAVRFATARRPDVVLMDLQLGDGPDGVSATERLTALPDPPKVLVLTTYDADLDITRAVAAGATGYLLKAGPPEDLFKGIHAAARGETALAPQVAARLFGQMRAPAPALSPRETEIVQLVAEGLINRQIAARLFISEATVKTHLVHIYDKLGVDSRAGAVAVATERRIIRN; this comes from the coding sequence ATGACGGTCCAGGTGCTGATCGTCGACGACCACCCGGTGGTGCGGGCCGGCATCGCCGCGTTGCTGGCCGGCGAGCCCGGCTTCGAGGTGATCGGCGAGTGCGCGAGCGCCGACGAGGCCGTGCGGTTCGCGACCGCCCGCAGGCCGGACGTCGTGCTGATGGACCTGCAGCTCGGCGACGGCCCGGACGGCGTGAGCGCTACCGAACGCCTGACCGCCCTGCCCGATCCGCCGAAGGTACTGGTGCTCACCACCTACGACGCCGACCTGGACATCACCAGGGCGGTGGCCGCTGGCGCCACCGGTTACCTGCTCAAGGCGGGACCGCCCGAGGATCTTTTCAAGGGAATCCACGCGGCCGCGCGTGGAGAGACCGCGTTGGCGCCGCAGGTCGCGGCCCGGCTCTTCGGGCAGATGCGGGCACCGGCGCCCGCGCTGAGCCCTCGTGAGACCGAGATCGTGCAGTTGGTGGCGGAAGGGCTGATCAACCGGCAGATCGCCGCTCGCCTGTTCATCTCCGAAGCCACGGTGAAAACACACCTCGTCCACATCTACGACAAACTCGGCGTCGACAGCCGTGCCGGTGCGGTGGCCGTCGCCACGGAACGGAGGATCATCCGCAACTGA
- a CDS encoding sensor histidine kinase, which produces MKPHLEAATRLNAAMHAGFFLLLAASVARFVAGHGLSGATPLILVLTGALALVYVAGVLSWEVLDRWRPAWLTAVIAVWLALVVAAPSFAWCAVPLFFVCLQMLRPRMMIAVVVLLTVATILAQLRIADGFDPSIVLAPIAVALMATMTFLQLDRDRLELSQTVGELLRTRIDLAQSQRAAGVVEERERLAREIHDVLAQGLSSMRMLLQAAQRSWDTDPELAKAHVSRAVDAAGDNLDEARRFVKGLGSPRLEATDLGETLRALAEQVTFATTHPVRFETSGDPYPLAPEVEAGLLRVAQSALANVSEHARATKAAVTLTYLADKVVLDIRDDGVGFDPGSPRASGLRGNGLRMLGERVTELGGEMVVESAPGEGTAVAVAVPTREVR; this is translated from the coding sequence ATGAAACCGCATCTCGAAGCGGCCACGCGGCTGAACGCCGCGATGCACGCCGGGTTCTTCCTGCTGCTCGCCGCGTCCGTGGCCCGGTTCGTCGCGGGGCACGGCTTGAGCGGTGCCACCCCGCTGATCCTCGTGCTCACCGGCGCGCTCGCGCTGGTGTACGTGGCGGGCGTGCTGAGCTGGGAAGTGCTCGACCGGTGGCGTCCGGCGTGGCTGACGGCGGTGATCGCGGTCTGGCTGGCGCTGGTGGTGGCCGCGCCGAGTTTTGCCTGGTGCGCCGTGCCGTTGTTCTTCGTCTGCCTGCAGATGTTGCGCCCGCGGATGATGATCGCGGTGGTCGTCCTCCTGACCGTCGCGACCATCCTCGCCCAGCTGAGGATCGCGGACGGCTTCGATCCGAGCATCGTGCTCGCGCCCATCGCGGTCGCGCTGATGGCCACGATGACGTTCCTGCAACTCGACCGGGACCGGCTGGAACTGAGCCAGACCGTCGGGGAACTCCTGCGCACCAGGATCGACCTCGCACAGAGCCAGCGAGCGGCCGGGGTGGTGGAGGAACGGGAGCGCTTGGCGCGAGAGATCCATGACGTCCTCGCGCAGGGGCTGTCGAGTATGCGGATGCTGCTGCAGGCGGCGCAGCGATCGTGGGACACGGATCCGGAACTGGCCAAAGCCCACGTGTCCCGCGCCGTCGACGCGGCAGGGGACAACCTCGACGAAGCGCGCCGGTTCGTCAAAGGCCTCGGGTCGCCGCGGCTCGAGGCCACCGACCTCGGCGAGACCTTGAGAGCGCTCGCCGAGCAGGTCACGTTCGCCACAACGCACCCGGTGCGTTTCGAGACCAGTGGCGATCCGTATCCCCTGGCACCCGAGGTGGAGGCAGGTCTGCTCCGGGTCGCGCAGAGTGCGCTGGCGAACGTCAGCGAGCACGCCAGGGCGACGAAGGCCGCCGTCACGCTGACCTACCTGGCCGACAAGGTGGTCCTCGACATCCGCGACGACGGTGTCGGCTTCGACCCGGGTTCGCCCCGCGCGAGCGGACTGCGGGGAAACGGGCTGCGGATGCTCGGCGAGCGGGTCACCGAACTCGGTGGTGAGATGGTCGTCGAGAGCGCGCCGGGAGAGGGCACCGCGGTCGCCGTCGCCGTGCCCACCAGGGAGGTTCGATGA
- a CDS encoding heme-binding protein, with the protein MNAKLPRTRLVLGMTAGLATVALATGVGAAQAQQDRKPQPPAAQAVVQTSVLGVDAATRAAQAALDAAEKEGQRVTVAVIDRSGDVRVLLKGDGAGPQTEESAKRKAFTAVSFGQPTSALAKNAQGDGPTIRDIPGTLFLGGGVPVAANGGPIAGIGVGGAPSGDLDEKFAAAGLRAIGELR; encoded by the coding sequence ATGAACGCCAAGCTCCCCCGCACTCGTCTCGTCCTGGGTATGACGGCCGGTCTCGCGACCGTCGCGCTGGCCACCGGCGTGGGCGCGGCGCAGGCACAACAGGACCGCAAGCCGCAGCCGCCCGCCGCTCAGGCCGTGGTGCAGACCAGTGTGCTCGGCGTCGACGCCGCCACCCGTGCCGCGCAGGCCGCGCTGGACGCCGCGGAGAAGGAGGGTCAGCGGGTCACCGTGGCCGTGATCGACCGGTCGGGCGACGTCCGCGTCCTGCTCAAGGGCGATGGCGCCGGCCCGCAGACGGAAGAGTCCGCCAAGCGCAAGGCCTTCACCGCGGTCTCCTTCGGACAGCCGACGTCCGCCCTGGCCAAGAACGCCCAGGGCGACGGTCCGACCATCCGCGACATCCCCGGCACCCTCTTCCTCGGCGGCGGTGTGCCGGTCGCCGCGAACGGTGGCCCGATCGCCGGGATCGGCGTCGGCGGCGCGCCCAGCGGTGACCTCGACGAGAAGTTCGCCGCGGCCGGCCTGCGCGCCATCGGGGAACTTCGCTGA
- a CDS encoding ankyrin repeat domain-containing protein: MSQLFEADANRVRQAVDAGADLETRDDRGRTPLLVAVTENRLEVAEILVKAGADPNALDGRHDTPWLVTGVTGSVPMAKLLLAAKPDLTITNRYGGVSLIPASERGHAEYVRLVAGSGINVDHVNDLGWTALLEAVILGDGGPRHQEVVRALVAAGADVNLADKEGVTPLAHARTKGQTAVARILGEAGAR; the protein is encoded by the coding sequence GTGAGCCAGCTCTTCGAAGCCGACGCGAACCGAGTCCGGCAGGCCGTCGACGCCGGCGCCGACCTGGAGACCCGTGACGATCGCGGCCGGACCCCGTTGCTCGTCGCCGTCACCGAGAACCGGCTCGAGGTCGCCGAGATCCTCGTCAAGGCGGGCGCCGACCCGAACGCGCTCGACGGGCGGCACGACACGCCGTGGCTGGTCACCGGAGTCACCGGCAGCGTCCCGATGGCGAAGCTGCTTCTGGCGGCCAAGCCGGATCTGACCATCACCAACCGGTACGGCGGCGTCTCGCTGATCCCCGCCTCCGAACGCGGGCACGCCGAGTACGTGCGGCTCGTGGCAGGCAGCGGGATCAACGTCGACCATGTGAACGATCTCGGCTGGACCGCGCTGCTGGAGGCGGTGATCCTCGGCGACGGCGGGCCGCGCCATCAGGAAGTGGTCCGGGCGCTCGTCGCCGCGGGCGCCGACGTGAACCTCGCCGACAAGGAGGGCGTCACTCCCCTCGCCCACGCCCGGACCAAGGGTCAGACAGCCGTCGCCCGGATCCTCGGCGAAGCCGGGGCGCGCTGA
- a CDS encoding RNA ligase family protein, which translates to MEQARGRGRPRKDPATLARWTPPEGWSRLVAWISPEEKKALKHVAVEADVSVAELIRALAGGLTVGAITPEELIGHVVKGKTVMEKIPTLFERDERFHVVDRPRAECAWVFDGAGVGTEKLDGTNVRLTVRTGQLVRVEKRRNPSKAQKQQGIVDGWYVDTDSGSADDKWILAAAGNTDVSGWPDGEHPSEALGPRIQGNPLGLEEHRCVPFDLQAPTLPEVPRSYHELRDFLDTLDSRFSPGHVAEGVVFHHPDGRRAKIKRKDFPAR; encoded by the coding sequence GTGGAGCAGGCACGAGGACGGGGCAGGCCGCGCAAGGATCCCGCGACACTGGCCCGATGGACGCCTCCCGAGGGGTGGTCACGGCTGGTCGCCTGGATCTCCCCCGAGGAGAAGAAGGCGCTGAAGCACGTGGCGGTCGAAGCCGACGTTTCCGTGGCGGAGCTGATACGGGCACTCGCCGGCGGTCTGACCGTCGGCGCCATCACTCCTGAGGAACTCATCGGGCACGTCGTGAAAGGGAAGACAGTCATGGAGAAGATCCCCACGCTTTTCGAACGCGACGAACGTTTTCACGTCGTCGACCGGCCTCGCGCCGAGTGCGCCTGGGTATTCGACGGCGCCGGGGTGGGGACCGAGAAGCTCGACGGCACCAACGTCCGGCTGACCGTGCGCACGGGACAGCTGGTCCGGGTCGAGAAGCGCCGCAACCCGAGCAAAGCGCAGAAGCAGCAGGGCATCGTGGACGGCTGGTACGTGGACACCGACAGCGGATCCGCCGACGACAAGTGGATCCTTGCGGCGGCCGGGAACACCGACGTGTCCGGGTGGCCGGACGGGGAGCATCCGAGTGAAGCGCTCGGCCCTCGTATCCAGGGCAATCCCCTCGGCCTGGAGGAGCACCGGTGCGTCCCGTTCGATCTCCAGGCACCGACGTTGCCCGAGGTGCCCCGCAGCTACCACGAGCTCCGGGACTTCCTCGACACGCTGGACAGCCGGTTCTCGCCTGGGCACGTGGCCGAGGGCGTCGTCTTCCACCATCCGGACGGCCGCCGGGCCAAGATCAAGCGCAAGGACTTCCCCGCGCGGTGA
- the sigJ gene encoding RNA polymerase sigma factor SigJ, translated as MNEPTLDPGLKAIVSERRQLIGLAYRLIGSLSEAEDVVQETYTRWYALSPAQREAIESPGAWLTTVASRICLDLLGSARARRERYVGEWLPEPLPGHVEWTTGRPPAVDPADRITLDESINMAFLVVLESLTPAERVAFVLHDVFRYAFAEVAEIVGRTPAACRQLASSARRRIRATRVSPAPIATQAELVKEFKKAWEAKDITALIGILDPDVKAASDGGGVVRAALHPFEGSEEVASYLITLARLTSGLELVERDVNGRPGLVLRQAEQTVAVFAFHVAGDRIRHIWGMRNPEKLRPWGGA; from the coding sequence ATGAACGAACCAACGCTCGACCCGGGACTCAAGGCGATCGTGAGTGAGCGGCGTCAGCTGATCGGGCTCGCGTATCGCCTGATCGGTTCCCTTTCCGAGGCCGAGGACGTGGTGCAGGAGACCTACACCCGTTGGTACGCCTTGTCCCCCGCGCAGCGGGAAGCGATCGAGTCCCCCGGAGCCTGGCTGACGACGGTCGCCAGCCGGATCTGCCTGGACCTCCTCGGGTCGGCACGCGCGCGCAGGGAACGCTATGTCGGCGAGTGGCTTCCCGAGCCTCTGCCGGGCCACGTCGAGTGGACGACCGGGCGGCCGCCCGCCGTCGACCCTGCCGACCGGATCACCCTCGACGAGTCGATCAACATGGCGTTCCTCGTCGTGCTCGAGTCGCTGACCCCGGCCGAGCGGGTCGCGTTCGTCCTGCACGACGTGTTCCGCTACGCCTTCGCCGAGGTCGCGGAGATCGTCGGCCGCACCCCGGCCGCCTGCCGGCAGCTGGCGTCCTCCGCGCGACGCCGCATCCGTGCCACTCGCGTTTCGCCTGCCCCGATCGCCACACAGGCCGAGCTCGTCAAGGAGTTCAAGAAAGCCTGGGAGGCCAAGGACATCACCGCGCTCATCGGCATCCTCGATCCGGACGTCAAGGCGGCCAGCGATGGCGGCGGGGTCGTCAGGGCGGCACTGCACCCCTTCGAAGGAAGCGAGGAGGTCGCCTCCTATCTCATCACGTTGGCGCGCTTGACGTCCGGTCTCGAACTGGTGGAGCGGGACGTCAACGGCCGGCCCGGCCTCGTGCTCCGACAGGCCGAGCAGACCGTCGCCGTCTTCGCGTTCCACGTCGCCGGAGACCGCATCCGGCACATCTGGGGGATGCGGAATCCGGAGAAGCTCCGTCCCTGGGGCGGAGCCTGA
- a CDS encoding ester cyclase, with amino-acid sequence MTTTETARNRAAFSRFHEATNTGDYGLIEKTIDEVVAPDVVFHAPVPMETTGAQALKQVWTVLLRAFPDLRVTAEDVLADGDRIVCRNTVTGTHQGEYRGLPATGKTVSYSEIFILRFAGGRVAEIWGVVDVLTQLRQLGALAA; translated from the coding sequence ATGACCACCACCGAGACCGCACGCAACCGGGCCGCGTTCAGCCGCTTCCACGAGGCGACCAACACCGGCGACTACGGCCTCATCGAGAAGACGATCGACGAGGTCGTCGCGCCGGACGTGGTGTTCCACGCGCCGGTGCCGATGGAGACGACAGGCGCGCAGGCACTGAAACAAGTGTGGACGGTGCTGCTGCGCGCGTTCCCCGATCTGCGGGTCACGGCCGAGGACGTGCTCGCCGACGGGGACAGGATCGTCTGCCGGAACACGGTCACCGGCACCCACCAAGGTGAGTACCGAGGACTGCCCGCCACCGGGAAGACCGTTTCGTACAGCGAGATCTTCATCCTCCGCTTCGCCGGAGGGCGAGTCGCCGAGATCTGGGGTGTCGTGGACGTGCTCACCCAGCTACGGCAACTCGGCGCCCTCGCGGCGTAG
- a CDS encoding carboxymuconolactone decarboxylase family protein, whose product MNARLDYFGNPVGGKFMRTIVSAGRGLTDSPLSLTIQELVRMRASQINGCAVCLDIHTKEAAAAGETDVRINLVAVWREATVFSEAERAALEVTEQACRMADGGGVTDEAWANAAKHFDEDQLAALVAVIALINAFNRVNAIVQNPGGDYRVGQFA is encoded by the coding sequence ATGAACGCCCGGCTCGACTACTTCGGCAACCCGGTCGGCGGAAAGTTCATGAGGACCATCGTCTCGGCAGGAAGGGGGCTGACCGACTCGCCGCTGTCGCTCACGATCCAGGAGCTGGTGCGGATGCGCGCGAGCCAGATCAACGGCTGCGCGGTGTGCCTGGACATCCACACCAAGGAAGCCGCCGCCGCGGGCGAAACGGACGTGCGGATCAACCTGGTCGCCGTCTGGCGGGAGGCGACGGTTTTCAGCGAGGCCGAACGTGCCGCGCTGGAGGTGACCGAGCAGGCCTGCCGCATGGCCGACGGCGGCGGAGTCACCGACGAGGCGTGGGCGAACGCCGCCAAGCATTTCGACGAGGACCAGCTCGCCGCGCTGGTGGCGGTGATCGCGCTGATCAACGCCTTCAACCGGGTGAACGCCATCGTCCAGAACCCCGGCGGCGACTACCGGGTGGGGCAGTTCGCATGA